The following coding sequences lie in one Isoptericola variabilis 225 genomic window:
- a CDS encoding alpha/beta fold hydrolase: MVSVPGLDPRFRHELDVAGERWHYLDNAPDLRERGARPVGTVLAVHGNPTWSYLWRRLVATGADAGWRVVAVDQLEMGLSARTGTRRTLARRVADLGAFTDALGLDGPVVTLGHDWGGVVSLGWAVDHPELLAGVALLNTAVHQPDDAPVPAPLRLALAPGVRRVATRSTRAFLEATLALARPPLPPDVADAYRLPYRTAADRDGIAGFVADIPTSAAHPSAPELDRIATGAAKLQVPALILWGARDPVFTDRYLDDLLRRLPHARVHRFSSAGHLVAEDVDWPPAVLAWLGRDVEGSARAAGAAREPAPAGPFRPMWAGLDARADDDGPAVLDMSVVSDDGEPRVVTWRALHRQVHRLAAGLHRVGVRPGDRVSLLVEPGPTLTALVYACLRIGAVVVVADAGLGVRGLTRAQRGAWPRFVVAQAKGLAAARALGWPGVRISAEPLPAPARAALGVAHELVDVARAGDGADLPPEPGPDDEAAVLFTSGSTGPAKGVVYTHGRLAALRDALAAHLDVGPESGLVTGFAPFALLGPALGTRSVTPRMDVSAPRTLTARAVADAVRAADARTVFLSPAAILNVVGTAGELDGDPRAGAALARVRTVLSTGAPIGAQLLESTAALMPAATAHTPYGMTECLLVTDITLDGIREAASEPDDGVCVGRPVPGVEVLVSALDDDGAATGPPSDEPGVLGEVLVRAPHLKERYDRLWLTDLAAERDTPPGHWHRTGDVGHLDAAGRLWIEGRLAHVLTTVDGPLAPVAPEQHVERLPQVRRAAVVGVGPAGVQQPVVVVEPVPGAGPRRPGLAPPELSAAVREACPVRPAAVLVTPDLPTDVRHNSKIDRTRLAAWADRVLAGGRVGTP; the protein is encoded by the coding sequence GTGGTGAGTGTCCCGGGGCTCGACCCGCGGTTCCGCCACGAGCTCGACGTCGCCGGCGAGCGGTGGCACTACCTGGACAACGCGCCCGACCTGCGCGAGCGCGGCGCCCGGCCGGTCGGCACCGTGCTCGCGGTGCACGGCAACCCGACGTGGTCGTACCTGTGGCGGCGGCTGGTCGCCACGGGCGCCGACGCCGGGTGGCGCGTCGTGGCGGTCGACCAGCTCGAGATGGGGTTGTCCGCGCGCACGGGCACGCGGCGGACCCTCGCGCGGCGCGTCGCGGACCTCGGCGCGTTCACCGACGCGCTCGGGCTCGACGGGCCGGTCGTCACGCTCGGGCACGACTGGGGCGGCGTCGTGTCGCTCGGCTGGGCGGTCGACCACCCGGAGCTGCTCGCCGGCGTCGCGCTGCTCAACACCGCGGTGCACCAGCCCGACGACGCACCCGTGCCGGCACCGCTGCGGCTGGCGCTCGCGCCGGGCGTGCGGCGCGTCGCCACGCGCTCGACGCGCGCGTTCCTCGAGGCGACGCTCGCGCTCGCGCGGCCGCCGCTGCCGCCCGACGTCGCGGACGCCTACCGCCTGCCGTACCGCACGGCGGCCGACCGCGACGGCATCGCGGGCTTCGTCGCGGACATCCCCACGAGCGCCGCCCACCCGAGCGCCCCCGAGCTCGACCGGATCGCCACCGGCGCCGCCAAGCTCCAGGTGCCGGCGCTGATCCTCTGGGGGGCGCGCGACCCGGTGTTCACCGACCGCTACCTCGACGACCTGCTGCGCCGGCTCCCGCACGCGCGGGTGCACCGGTTCTCCTCCGCGGGGCACCTCGTGGCCGAGGACGTCGACTGGCCGCCGGCGGTGCTCGCGTGGCTCGGGCGCGACGTCGAGGGATCGGCGCGTGCGGCGGGCGCCGCGCGGGAGCCCGCTCCCGCCGGCCCGTTCCGTCCCATGTGGGCGGGCCTCGACGCGCGGGCCGACGACGACGGCCCCGCGGTCCTCGACATGTCCGTCGTGTCCGACGACGGCGAGCCGCGCGTGGTCACGTGGCGCGCCCTGCACCGCCAGGTGCACAGGCTCGCCGCGGGTCTGCACCGGGTCGGGGTGCGGCCCGGCGACCGGGTGTCACTGCTGGTCGAGCCCGGCCCCACGCTCACGGCGCTCGTCTACGCCTGCCTGCGCATCGGCGCGGTGGTCGTCGTCGCCGACGCCGGCCTGGGCGTGCGCGGGCTGACGCGCGCCCAGCGGGGCGCGTGGCCGCGCTTCGTCGTCGCGCAGGCCAAGGGGCTGGCGGCCGCGCGGGCGCTCGGCTGGCCGGGCGTGCGGATCTCCGCCGAGCCGCTCCCGGCCCCGGCCCGGGCGGCGCTCGGCGTCGCGCACGAGCTCGTCGACGTCGCGCGCGCCGGCGACGGGGCGGATCTGCCGCCCGAGCCCGGGCCCGACGACGAGGCCGCCGTCCTCTTCACGTCCGGCTCGACCGGCCCGGCCAAGGGCGTCGTCTACACGCACGGGCGTCTCGCGGCGCTGCGCGACGCGCTCGCCGCGCACCTCGACGTCGGCCCCGAGTCCGGGCTCGTCACGGGGTTCGCCCCGTTCGCGCTGCTCGGCCCGGCGCTGGGCACCCGCTCGGTGACGCCGCGCATGGACGTCTCCGCGCCCCGCACGCTCACGGCCCGAGCGGTCGCCGACGCCGTGCGGGCCGCGGACGCCCGCACGGTGTTCCTCTCGCCCGCCGCGATCCTCAACGTCGTCGGCACGGCGGGTGAGCTCGACGGCGACCCGCGCGCGGGTGCCGCGCTCGCCCGCGTCCGCACCGTCCTGTCGACGGGTGCGCCGATCGGCGCGCAGCTCCTGGAGTCGACGGCCGCGCTCATGCCCGCCGCGACCGCGCACACCCCCTACGGCATGACCGAGTGCTTGCTCGTCACCGACATCACGCTCGACGGCATCCGCGAGGCGGCGTCGGAGCCCGACGACGGCGTGTGCGTCGGCCGGCCGGTGCCGGGCGTCGAGGTCCTCGTGAGCGCCCTCGACGACGACGGCGCGGCGACCGGTCCGCCGTCGGACGAGCCGGGGGTGCTCGGCGAGGTGCTGGTCCGGGCGCCGCACCTCAAGGAGCGGTACGACCGGCTGTGGCTCACGGACCTCGCCGCCGAGCGGGACACGCCGCCCGGGCACTGGCACCGCACGGGCGACGTCGGGCACCTCGACGCCGCGGGTCGCCTGTGGATCGAGGGGCGGCTCGCGCACGTGCTCACCACGGTCGACGGACCGCTCGCGCCGGTCGCGCCGGAGCAGCACGTCGAGCGGCTGCCGCAGGTGCGGCGGGCCGCGGTCGTCGGCGTCGGGCCGGCCGGGGTGCAGCAGCCCGTCGTGGTGGTCGAGCCCGTGCCGGGCGCCGGGCCGCGGCGTCCGGGGCTCGCGCCGCCAGAGCTGTCTGCGGCGGTCCGGGAGGCGTGCCCGGTCCGGCCGGCCGCCGTGCTCGTCACCCCCGACCTGCCAACCGACGTCCGGCACAACTCGAAGATCGACCGCACGCGGCTCGCGGCGTGGGCCGACCGGGTGCTCGCCGGCGGGCGGGTGGGCACCCCGTGA
- a CDS encoding alpha/beta fold hydrolase, producing MTEPKTFTLDVPGAVLTYDVRETETPGEHLPLFILGSPMAAGDFAQLASEFTDRVVITYDPRGTERSTLKSDGEVSTQTHADDYHRVVEAVGLGKVDVFASSGGAVNVLAWIVDHPDDVRTLVAHEPPLTSLLPDRDMALRVQADIVETYHREGFGPAMAKFIQLVMYPAPLPEDYLDQPAPDPAMFGLPTADDGRRDDLLLGKNLATMPLFEPDLEALRRSPVRIVPAVGEQGEGTMARRGGLALAEALGMEAVVFPGDHGGFVRNEWSPGNDPAAFAVKLREVLAG from the coding sequence ATGACCGAGCCGAAGACCTTCACCCTGGACGTGCCGGGCGCCGTCCTCACCTACGACGTCCGCGAGACCGAGACGCCGGGCGAGCACCTGCCGCTGTTCATCCTCGGCTCACCGATGGCGGCGGGCGACTTCGCTCAGCTCGCGTCCGAGTTCACCGACCGCGTTGTGATCACCTACGACCCGCGCGGCACTGAGCGCAGCACGCTGAAATCCGACGGCGAGGTGTCGACTCAGACGCACGCCGACGACTACCACCGCGTCGTCGAAGCGGTCGGGCTGGGGAAGGTGGACGTCTTCGCGTCGAGCGGCGGTGCGGTGAACGTGCTCGCGTGGATCGTGGACCACCCCGACGACGTGCGCACGCTCGTGGCGCACGAGCCGCCGCTCACGTCGCTGCTCCCGGACCGCGACATGGCGCTGCGCGTCCAGGCCGACATCGTCGAGACCTACCACCGCGAGGGCTTCGGACCCGCGATGGCCAAGTTCATCCAGCTCGTGATGTACCCGGCGCCGCTGCCCGAGGACTACCTCGACCAGCCCGCGCCCGACCCGGCCATGTTCGGCCTGCCGACCGCGGACGACGGCCGGCGCGACGACCTGCTGCTCGGCAAGAACCTCGCCACGATGCCGCTGTTCGAGCCCGACCTTGAGGCGCTGCGGCGCTCGCCCGTGCGGATCGTGCCGGCGGTGGGGGAGCAGGGCGAAGGCACGATGGCGCGGCGTGGCGGGCTGGCGCTGGCCGAGGCGCTCGGGATGGAGGCCGTGGTGTTCCCCGGCGACCACGGTGGGTTCGTGCGCAACGAGTGGTCGCCGGGCAACGACCCGGCCGCGTTCGCCGTGAAGCTGCGGGAGGTGCTGGCGGGCTGA
- a CDS encoding YchJ family protein, translated as MDDSDRCPCLSGETYGACCGPLHRGARTAATAEALMRSRYSAFAVGDARYLLATWHPSTRPSSLELDPDQVWRRLDVLATRAGGPFDDAGEVEFAASFRDASTGERGRLHEVSRFVRDGGTWFYVDGDVGP; from the coding sequence GTGGACGACTCCGACCGCTGCCCGTGCCTGTCCGGCGAGACGTACGGCGCCTGCTGCGGCCCGCTGCACCGCGGCGCGCGGACGGCCGCCACCGCGGAGGCGCTCATGCGTTCGCGCTACAGCGCGTTCGCGGTCGGCGACGCCCGCTACCTCCTGGCGACCTGGCACCCCAGCACGCGCCCCTCGTCGCTCGAGCTGGACCCCGACCAGGTGTGGCGGCGCCTCGACGTCCTCGCCACGCGCGCCGGCGGCCCGTTCGACGACGCCGGCGAGGTCGAGTTCGCCGCCTCCTTCCGCGACGCCTCCACCGGCGAGCGCGGGAGGCTCCACGAGGTCAGCCGCTTCGTGCGCGACGGCGGCACGTGGTTCTACGTCGACGGGGACGTCGGGCCGTGA
- a CDS encoding YnfA family protein: MLILRSVALFAAAALFEIGGAWLVWQGIREHRGWIWVGAGVIALGMYGAFATFQPDAHFGRILAAYGGVFVAGSLVWGMVVDGFRPDRWDVVGALVCLLGVAIIMYTPRSA; this comes from the coding sequence GTGCTCATCCTCCGCTCCGTCGCGCTCTTCGCCGCCGCCGCGCTGTTCGAGATCGGCGGCGCGTGGCTCGTCTGGCAGGGCATCCGCGAGCACCGCGGCTGGATCTGGGTCGGGGCCGGCGTCATCGCGCTCGGGATGTACGGCGCGTTCGCGACGTTCCAGCCCGACGCCCACTTCGGGCGCATCCTCGCCGCCTACGGCGGGGTGTTCGTCGCCGGGTCGCTCGTGTGGGGCATGGTCGTCGACGGGTTCCGGCCCGACCGGTGGGACGTCGTCGGCGCACTCGTGTGCCTGCTCGGCGTCGCGATCATCATGTACACGCCGCGGTCGGCGTGA
- a CDS encoding endonuclease/exonuclease/phosphatase family protein, which translates to MPRSFRTAAAASLAAALALTAGAPAVADAPDARAAVGQPVELRVATYNLSLNRAAEGQLESDLATGENAQAQTVAEIIQRANPDVVLLNEFDYVEGGRAVDLFRENYLEVPQGGAEAVEYPYAFVAPSNTGIPSGFDLNNDGTVGGGDDAFGFGVFEGQYGMAVLSKYPIDTDAVRTFQTFLWKDMPGALLPDDPSTPEPADWFTPEELEVVRLSSKSHWDVPVQVGNKTVHVLASHPTPPTFDGPEDRNGRRNHDEIRFWADYVTAGPTSSYIYDDEGRTGGLKPGSRFVVMGDQNADPHDGDSYDVAIDQLLGHPRITDPLPTSEGAVEAAELQGGANAAHTGDPAYDTADFADNAPGNLRADYVLPSKNLQVRDAGVFWPVRSDPLSRLTGEYPFPSSDHRLVWVDVKV; encoded by the coding sequence ATGCCCCGCTCGTTCCGAACCGCTGCGGCTGCGTCCCTCGCGGCTGCACTCGCCCTGACCGCAGGAGCACCGGCGGTCGCCGATGCACCCGACGCACGTGCCGCCGTCGGGCAGCCGGTCGAGCTGCGCGTGGCGACGTACAACCTGTCGCTCAACCGCGCGGCCGAGGGCCAGCTCGAATCCGACCTGGCGACGGGCGAGAACGCGCAGGCGCAGACCGTCGCGGAGATCATCCAGCGCGCGAACCCGGACGTGGTGCTGCTCAACGAGTTCGACTACGTGGAGGGCGGCCGAGCGGTCGACCTGTTCCGCGAGAACTACCTCGAGGTTCCGCAGGGCGGCGCGGAGGCGGTCGAGTACCCGTACGCGTTCGTCGCGCCGTCGAACACCGGGATCCCGAGCGGGTTCGACCTCAACAACGACGGGACGGTCGGGGGCGGCGACGACGCGTTCGGGTTCGGCGTGTTCGAGGGGCAGTACGGCATGGCGGTGCTGTCGAAGTACCCGATCGACACCGACGCGGTCCGCACGTTCCAGACCTTCCTGTGGAAGGACATGCCGGGCGCGCTGCTGCCGGACGACCCGTCGACGCCCGAGCCCGCCGACTGGTTCACGCCGGAGGAGCTCGAGGTCGTCCGGCTGTCGAGCAAGTCGCACTGGGACGTGCCGGTGCAGGTGGGCAACAAGACGGTCCACGTGCTGGCGTCGCACCCGACCCCGCCGACGTTCGACGGTCCCGAGGACCGCAACGGGCGCCGCAACCACGACGAGATCCGCTTCTGGGCGGACTACGTGACGGCCGGGCCGACGTCGTCGTACATCTACGACGACGAGGGCCGCACCGGCGGGCTGAAGCCCGGCTCGCGGTTCGTCGTCATGGGCGACCAGAACGCCGACCCGCACGACGGCGACTCGTACGACGTCGCGATCGACCAGCTGCTCGGCCACCCGCGCATCACCGACCCGCTGCCGACGTCGGAGGGTGCCGTCGAGGCGGCCGAGCTGCAGGGCGGCGCCAACGCCGCGCACACGGGCGATCCCGCGTACGACACGGCCGACTTCGCGGACAACGCGCCGGGCAACCTGCGCGCCGACTACGTGCTGCCGTCGAAGAACCTGCAGGTGCGGGACGCCGGGGTGTTCTGGCCGGTGCGCTCGGACCCGCTGTCGCGGCTCACGGGCGAGTACCCGTTCCCGAGCAGCGACCACCGGCTGGTCTGGGTGGACGTCAAGGTCTGA
- a CDS encoding oxygenase MpaB family protein, with amino-acid sequence MRRLALGAPRREPLLARRVGGPRRPAEVFGSLASGMVKPRGLDGPPVRIVDVPADDAIDAADDAVEALLEEGWDPGQIALLATGRRHPEQVNVVEHGGHAAYWDAFFAEEDVFYGHVLGFKGLERQVVVLAVNGVRDAGRAREMLYTGLSRARVLLVVVGDRSWIEQVGGEAVRKRLAKAEVWSPSAETVAARRPAAARHTDSMSAVVVGPVERLRVRLGDALFTKVAGPDGDVARDRIHLTPGPRWFPPGSPIRRVHGDAAMFVGGLRALLLQSLHPLAMAGVAGHSGYRSDPWGRLARTSTFLAFATFATIADAEEMIERVRSVHERVRGKTPDGRPYRASDPHLLSWVHVAEADSFLAAHQRYGERRLTPSEVDEYLRQSARIARALGADVVPETRAELTACLEEYRPELEPTPEALDAARFLLREPPLPAPARPPYGMLGAGAVALLPPWAREMLDVETRFSRTLGGPAGAFAVRAVRWGMGTSERRDRTR; translated from the coding sequence GTGCGCCGGCTCGCGCTCGGCGCGCCGCGACGCGAGCCGCTCCTGGCGCGTCGGGTCGGCGGCCCACGACGGCCAGCTGAGGTCTTCGGCTCGCTCGCGTCGGGCATGGTCAAGCCGCGCGGCCTGGACGGTCCGCCCGTGCGCATCGTGGACGTCCCGGCCGACGACGCGATCGACGCCGCGGACGACGCCGTCGAGGCGCTGCTGGAGGAAGGCTGGGACCCCGGCCAGATCGCGCTGCTCGCGACCGGGCGCCGACATCCGGAGCAGGTCAACGTCGTCGAGCACGGCGGGCACGCGGCGTACTGGGACGCCTTCTTCGCCGAGGAGGACGTCTTCTACGGGCACGTGCTCGGGTTCAAGGGCCTCGAGCGGCAGGTCGTGGTGCTCGCCGTCAACGGCGTGCGCGACGCCGGACGGGCGCGCGAGATGCTCTACACCGGGCTCTCGCGGGCGCGGGTGCTGCTCGTCGTCGTGGGCGACCGGTCGTGGATCGAGCAGGTCGGCGGTGAGGCCGTGCGCAAGCGGCTCGCGAAGGCGGAGGTGTGGAGCCCTTCGGCCGAGACCGTCGCGGCACGACGTCCAGCGGCGGCGCGGCATACTGACTCCATGTCGGCCGTCGTCGTGGGCCCCGTGGAGCGCCTGAGGGTGCGCCTGGGCGACGCGCTGTTCACCAAGGTCGCGGGCCCGGACGGCGACGTCGCGCGCGACCGCATCCACCTCACGCCGGGCCCGCGCTGGTTCCCGCCTGGCAGCCCGATCCGCCGGGTCCACGGCGACGCGGCGATGTTCGTCGGCGGCCTGCGGGCGCTGCTGCTCCAGTCGCTGCACCCGCTCGCCATGGCGGGCGTCGCGGGCCACTCGGGCTACCGCAGCGACCCGTGGGGCCGCCTCGCGCGGACGTCGACGTTCCTCGCCTTCGCCACGTTCGCCACGATCGCCGACGCCGAGGAGATGATCGAGCGGGTCCGCTCGGTGCACGAGCGCGTCCGCGGCAAGACGCCCGACGGCCGCCCGTACCGCGCGAGCGACCCGCACCTGCTGTCCTGGGTCCACGTCGCCGAGGCCGACTCGTTCCTCGCCGCGCACCAGCGCTACGGCGAGCGCCGGCTCACGCCGTCCGAGGTGGACGAGTACCTGCGCCAGTCGGCCCGCATCGCCCGGGCGCTGGGCGCCGACGTCGTACCCGAGACCAGGGCCGAGCTGACCGCCTGCCTCGAGGAGTACCGGCCCGAGCTCGAGCCCACGCCCGAGGCGCTCGACGCCGCCCGCTTCCTCCTGCGCGAGCCGCCGCTGCCCGCACCGGCCCGCCCGCCGTACGGCATGCTCGGCGCGGGGGCGGTCGCGCTCCTGCCGCCGTGGGCGCGCGAGATGCTCGACGTCGAGACGCGGTTCAGCCGCACGCTCGGCGGTCCCGCCGGGGCGTTCGCCGTCCGGGCGGTGCGGTGGGGCATGGGGACGTCGGAGCGCCGGGACCGCACGCGATGA
- a CDS encoding MFS transporter, protein MKTPLTSLPVDQRRATIILVAMALSTFLFVTVESLPSGLLTLMAPDLGRSTSQIGLLVTGYALVVLVASVPLAHWTRTIPRRWVLSACAGLAAVSTLWAALAPSYEQLLAARLVTAGAQALFWVAVVPATAGLFPPLVRGKVMARLAVGNSLAPVIGVPLGTWLGEHTSWRVTFLAVAGLSLVVTLVVLALFPTVPPAQGGASSAPFPSARRFGFDLTITVIVVTGAFGVITFVTQYLIDVAGYTQSDIPRLLLIQGAAGVAGAVIVGRFLDRRPVGALLVALAVLVGAQVALWALGEQPVAAVAALALFGMAFSTIPPVLSHRVMLVSPRSTNMGMAWSSSIFNLGIAGGSALGAGLVALVGVRTVPIVSAGLVLLALVVALLEERFTAPLRSLAEHAVEQVEKELGAKGAPTP, encoded by the coding sequence ATGAAGACGCCCCTCACCTCGCTCCCCGTGGACCAGCGCCGCGCGACGATCATCCTCGTCGCGATGGCGCTGTCGACGTTCCTGTTCGTCACCGTCGAGTCGCTGCCGTCCGGCCTGCTCACCCTCATGGCGCCGGACCTGGGGCGCTCGACGTCGCAGATCGGCCTGCTCGTGACGGGCTACGCGCTCGTCGTCCTCGTGGCGTCCGTGCCGCTCGCGCACTGGACCCGGACGATCCCGCGGCGCTGGGTGCTGTCCGCGTGCGCCGGCCTGGCCGCGGTCTCGACCCTGTGGGCCGCGCTCGCGCCGAGCTACGAGCAGCTCCTCGCCGCGCGGCTCGTCACCGCGGGCGCGCAGGCGCTGTTCTGGGTCGCGGTCGTGCCGGCGACGGCGGGCCTCTTCCCGCCCCTGGTGCGCGGCAAGGTCATGGCACGGCTCGCCGTCGGCAACTCGCTCGCGCCCGTCATCGGCGTGCCGCTCGGCACCTGGCTCGGCGAGCACACGTCCTGGCGGGTGACGTTCCTCGCGGTGGCGGGCCTGTCGCTCGTCGTGACGCTCGTGGTCCTCGCGCTCTTCCCCACGGTGCCTCCGGCCCAGGGCGGCGCGAGCAGCGCACCGTTCCCGAGCGCGCGCCGCTTCGGCTTCGACCTCACCATCACGGTCATCGTCGTCACGGGCGCGTTCGGCGTCATCACGTTCGTCACGCAGTACCTCATCGACGTCGCCGGGTACACGCAGTCCGACATCCCGCGCCTGCTGCTCATCCAGGGCGCCGCGGGCGTGGCCGGCGCGGTGATCGTCGGGAGGTTCCTCGACCGCCGGCCCGTCGGCGCGCTCCTCGTGGCGCTCGCCGTGCTGGTCGGGGCGCAGGTGGCGCTGTGGGCGCTGGGCGAGCAGCCGGTCGCGGCCGTCGCCGCGCTCGCCCTGTTCGGCATGGCGTTCTCGACGATCCCGCCCGTGCTGTCGCACCGCGTGATGCTCGTGTCCCCGCGCTCGACCAACATGGGCATGGCCTGGTCGTCGTCGATCTTCAACCTCGGCATCGCCGGCGGGTCGGCGCTCGGCGCCGGGCTCGTCGCGCTCGTCGGAGTGCGGACCGTTCCGATCGTGAGCGCCGGCCTGGTGCTGCTCGCGCTCGTCGTCGCGCTGCTCGAGGAACGCTTCACCGCGCCGCTCAGGTCGCTCGCGGAGCACGCCGTCGAGCAGGTCGAGAAGGAGCTCGGCGCGAAGGGCGCACCGACGCCGTAG
- a CDS encoding NAD(P)-dependent oxidoreductase, with protein sequence MTVLVTGASGLLGGAVARALLARGERVRTLQRRPSGVPGTQDVLGSVTDPAVVARAVDGVTGVVHLAAKVSLAGRPEEFEAVNVGGTRTLLDAAQRAGVERFVQVSSPSVAHAGSSLVGVGAEPADPRRARGHYARTKAAAELLALARDGEPGAPSVVAVRPHVVWGPGDTQLVERIVDRAARGRLPLLGHGAALIDSTYVDNAADGIVAALDRAPAVHGRAYVVTNGEPRTVADLLGGICRAAGVRPPAWRVPAGLARAAGGAVEAVWRVRPGTDEPPMTRFLAEQLSTAHWFDQRATRAELRWRPAVSIDEGLRRLAAHYAGRR encoded by the coding sequence GTGACGGTGCTCGTCACGGGGGCCTCGGGCCTGCTCGGGGGTGCCGTCGCGCGCGCGCTCCTCGCGCGGGGCGAGCGGGTGCGCACGCTGCAGCGGCGGCCGTCGGGCGTGCCGGGCACGCAGGACGTGCTGGGGTCGGTGACCGACCCGGCCGTCGTCGCGCGCGCCGTCGACGGTGTGACCGGCGTCGTGCACCTCGCGGCGAAGGTGTCCCTCGCGGGGCGGCCCGAGGAGTTCGAGGCCGTGAACGTGGGCGGCACGCGCACGCTGCTCGACGCCGCGCAGCGCGCGGGCGTGGAGCGCTTCGTCCAGGTGTCCTCACCGTCGGTCGCCCACGCCGGGTCGTCGCTCGTGGGTGTCGGCGCCGAACCGGCCGACCCCCGGCGCGCGCGTGGCCACTACGCGCGGACCAAGGCGGCCGCCGAGCTGCTCGCCCTGGCCCGCGACGGCGAGCCCGGCGCGCCGAGCGTCGTCGCCGTCCGCCCGCACGTCGTGTGGGGACCGGGCGACACGCAGCTCGTCGAGCGGATCGTCGACCGGGCGGCGCGCGGCCGGCTGCCGCTCCTCGGACACGGTGCCGCGCTCATCGACTCGACCTACGTCGACAACGCGGCCGACGGGATCGTCGCGGCGCTCGACCGCGCGCCCGCAGTGCACGGCCGGGCGTACGTCGTGACGAACGGCGAGCCGCGCACCGTCGCCGACCTCCTGGGCGGCATCTGCCGGGCGGCCGGGGTGCGACCCCCGGCGTGGCGGGTGCCCGCCGGCCTCGCGCGGGCGGCGGGCGGCGCCGTCGAGGCGGTGTGGCGCGTGCGGCCGGGAACCGACGAGCCCCCGATGACGCGCTTCCTCGCCGAGCAGCTGTCCACCGCCCACTGGTTCGACCAGCGGGCCACCCGTGCCGAGCTGCGGTGGCGGCCGGCGGTGAGCATCGACGAGGGTCTGCGCCGGCTCGCCGCGCACTACGCCGGCCGCCGCTGA
- a CDS encoding 3-oxoacyl-ACP synthase III, which produces MDGNATTRFSNVSLLAVTRRLPSRVTTSAEIQGLLAPALRRLRVPGRLLERVAGVHARRSWGPDEDCDAATVAAAQEALDRAGVAPDDVGLLVNTSVTRKHLEPSVAVALHHGLGLPSSAVNFDVANACLGFINGMSIAAGMIESGQIRYALVVDGEDADEVRATTVERLLRDGVGREDFMQEFATLTLGSGSATAVLGRADEHPEGHRLLGGVTRAATRFHDLCVGSAKGMFTDARALLDGGLELVVDAWKEAVSEWDWASMDRYVTHQVSRVHTDAIVEAVGLDRSKVPTTFPRLGNVGPASVPITLAEEAETLRRGDRVLLMGVGSGINTAMMELAW; this is translated from the coding sequence GTGGACGGGAACGCCACCACCCGGTTCTCGAACGTGTCGCTGCTCGCGGTCACCCGCCGCCTGCCCTCGCGCGTCACGACGTCGGCCGAGATCCAGGGTCTGCTCGCACCCGCGCTGCGCCGGCTGCGCGTGCCGGGCCGGCTGCTCGAGCGCGTCGCGGGCGTGCACGCCCGGCGCAGCTGGGGCCCGGACGAGGACTGCGACGCGGCCACGGTCGCGGCCGCCCAGGAGGCGCTGGACCGCGCCGGGGTGGCGCCCGACGACGTCGGGCTGCTCGTCAACACGTCCGTGACGCGCAAGCACCTCGAGCCGTCGGTCGCGGTCGCGCTGCACCACGGCCTCGGGCTGCCGTCGTCGGCGGTGAACTTCGACGTCGCGAACGCGTGCCTGGGGTTCATCAACGGGATGAGCATCGCGGCCGGGATGATCGAGTCGGGCCAGATCCGCTATGCGCTCGTGGTGGACGGCGAGGACGCGGACGAGGTGCGCGCGACGACCGTGGAGCGGCTGCTGCGCGACGGCGTCGGCCGCGAGGACTTCATGCAGGAGTTCGCGACGCTCACGCTCGGGTCGGGCTCGGCGACGGCGGTGCTCGGCCGGGCCGACGAGCATCCCGAGGGCCACCGCCTGCTCGGCGGGGTCACACGCGCGGCGACCCGGTTCCACGACCTGTGCGTCGGCAGCGCCAAGGGCATGTTCACCGACGCGCGGGCGCTGCTCGACGGCGGTCTGGAGCTCGTCGTCGACGCCTGGAAGGAGGCGGTCTCCGAGTGGGACTGGGCGTCGATGGACCGCTACGTGACGCACCAGGTGTCGCGCGTGCACACCGACGCCATCGTCGAGGCGGTGGGCCTCGACCGGTCCAAGGTGCCGACGACGTTCCCGCGGCTCGGCAACGTCGGGCCCGCCTCGGTGCCGATCACGCTCGCGGAGGAGGCCGAGACGCTGCGCCGCGGCGACCGGGTGCTGCTCATGGGCGTGGGCTCGGGCATCAACACGGCGATGATGGAGCTGGCGTGGTGA
- a CDS encoding DUF4334 domain-containing protein translates to MSGSAVERLVELQRSGTTSAEALAFFDALPIDDVFRRVDEHTVLGLMELRGMPAPFFFVLRRAGAASRRGARRRRARAGASVRPGGDA, encoded by the coding sequence GTGAGCGGGTCGGCGGTGGAGCGGCTCGTCGAGCTGCAGCGAAGCGGGACGACCTCGGCCGAGGCGCTGGCGTTCTTCGACGCGCTGCCGATCGACGACGTCTTCCGGCGCGTCGACGAGCACACCGTGCTCGGGCTCATGGAGCTGCGCGGCATGCCGGCGCCGTTCTTCTTCGTGCTCCGCCGGGCGGGAGCGGCGTCACGGCGAGGTGCGCGACGTCGGCGCGCTCGGGCCGGGGCAAGCGTTCGGCCTGGAGGCGATGCTTGA